One genomic segment of Ricinus communis isolate WT05 ecotype wild-type chromosome 5, ASM1957865v1, whole genome shotgun sequence includes these proteins:
- the LOC8289048 gene encoding phenolic glucoside malonyltransferase 1, with protein sequence MASPDSVKILEVYKVAPAANNHSQESAAELSLPFTFYDSTWLKFPPTQNLFFYKFTGSTSDIFHSIIFPTLKESLAHTLVHFCPLAGHLTWPPNEPRPIIVYSQNHGVPLALVESNANLDDYISNDIHEAAAARPYVPALHISETMAWTMALQVTLFPGKGFCIGITTHHAVFDGKSAYIFLRAWAYTSKQIEKGESVSLSPELIPSFDRTVVKDPGEFESMYLNHWLAVNELESQSNPRSLKVSNFFGTIPNDFVRSSFYLSPESIKKIKERVITYLQHQQKNSGLIEPAKRLHISTFVLTCAYALVCMVKSKRVSNKKVAFVFGVDCRSRLNISPLIPENYFGNAIILHDMVVEAGDFYDENGVASIAKKLGDYISGLEKGLLEGAKERLERLSYVGDETLKFGIAGATRLAFYNMEFGWGKPVKVEIPSINVNALSVMEGRDGNGVEIGLGLMKHEMEAFASLFAQGLNVMQ encoded by the coding sequence ATGGCATCACCCGATTCAGTCAAAATATTGGAGGTCTACAAGGTCGCTCCGGCAGCCAACAACCATTCACAGGAATCAGCCGCCGAATTATCTCTCCCTTTTACCTTTTACGATTCAACATGGCTCAAATTCCCTCCAACTCAAAATCTCTTCTTCTACAAATTCACAGGCTCAACTTCTGATATTTTTCACTCTATAATCTTCCCTACACTCAAAGAATCACTGGCGCATACCCTCGTCCATTTCTGCCCTCTCGCTGGTCACCTGACTTGGCCTCCAAACGAACCTAGACCCATCATTGTCTACTCCCAAAATCATGGTGTTCCACTCGCACTTGTGGAATCTAATGCCAATCTTGATGACTACATCAGCAATGACATCCATGAAGCTGCTGCGGCCCGGCCTTATGTTCCTGCATTGCATATATCAGAGACAATGGCATGGACAATGGCATTGCAAGTAACTTTATTTCCTGGAAAAGGATTTTGTATTGGCATCACTACTCACCATGCAGTTTTTGATGGAAAAAGCGCTTATATCTTTCTCAGAGCATGGGCTTACACGAGCAAACAAATTGAGAAGGGAGAATCTGTCTCTTTGTCGCCAGAATTGATCCCATCATTTGACAGGACGGTTGTCAAAGACCCTGGTGAGTTTGAATCTATGTACCTGAACCATTGGTTAGCTGTAAATGAACTAGAGTCACAATCAAATCCACGAAGCTTGAAAGTGTCAAACTTTTTCGGGACAATACCGAATGACTTTGTTCGATCCTCGTTTTATCTTAGTCCTGAAAGcattaagaaaatcaaagaaagagtaaTTACTTAtctccaacatcaacagaAAAATTCAGGGCTAATTGAGCCCGCAAAACGTCTTCATATCTCTACATTTGTGCTTACATGTGCTTATGCATTAGTCTGTATGGTGAAATCGAAGAGGGTAAGTAATAAGAAAGTTGCATTTGTTTTTGGAGTGGATTGCAGAAGTCGCTTGAACATAAGCCCTCTAATTCCAGAAAATTATTTTGGGAATGCTATTATTCTCCATGACATGGTTGTAGAAGCAGGAGATTTTTATGATGAAAATGGAGTAGCGAGCATCGCAAAGAAGCTTGGTGACTATATAAGCGGATTGGAGAAGGGACTTCTGGAAGGAGCAAAAGAGAGGCTAGAAAGGTTAAGCTATGTAGGAGATGAAACGCTAAAATTTGGAATAGCTGGAGCGACTAGACTTGCTTTCTACAATATGGAGTTTGGTTGGGGAAAGCCTGTGAAGGTGGAGATACCTTCCATAAATGTCAATGCTCTTTCAGTGATGGAAGGTAGAGATGGAAATGGGGTTGAGATTGGATTGGGTTTGATGAAGCATGAAATGGAAGCTTTTGCTTCACTGTTTGCCCAAGGCCTCAACGTTATGCAGTAG